A region of Maridesulfovibrio sp. DNA encodes the following proteins:
- a CDS encoding proline dehydrogenase family protein — translation MNAEVSTLDSKVIERGKQFFDSISGEAPSIFNKGWWTGKVMDWSMKNEDFKVQMFRFVDVLPYLNTSESLSRHIEEYFAGEDSNIPDVLKWGASKTGFGGGLVAKVLNKTIRSNIEGMARQFIIGQKSKEAVKGIRKLRKDGFAFVLDLLGEATVSHEEAAAYRDGYLEVLDAIEKEYKKWDALDASGDLDWGHAPKINVAVKPSAFYSQSKPVDLEGTVQGMMDAIEPVYKKVMDMGGFMCIDMEALKYKEPTVEMYKRFRKKYPDYPHIGIVFQAYLRSVEDDVSDMLNWAREENLPISIRLVKGAYWDYETVLAKQNDWPVPVWTHKPESDMAYERVSKMILENHDICHFACASHNIRTISSVMEVANELGVPEDKYEFQVLYGMAEPVRKGLKNVAKRVRLYCPYGDLIPGMAYLVRRLLENTANESFLKQTFADEADVSRLLENPEITLKRELEAKPPKKKKELPEGELPRFNNFPPADFTVKEERDGFPAAMAKVRQDFGKRYPLYIGGQEVVTEDVLESYNPADPSEIIGSVCQAGIAEVDKAVATAKEAYLDWRDVDHKERAQYLLKASQYLKDNMYDLCALQVLEVGKQWDQAQADVAEAIDFLEYYAREMIRLGAPRRMGNAPGEYSRYFYQGKGVAAVIAPWNFPLAISVGMVSAAIVAGCPVVYKPAGISSAVGYGLVQMFKAAGLPDGVFNYCPGRGSVMGDHLVDHPDVSVIAFTGSMEVGLRIQERAAKVQPGQEQCKKVIAEMGGKNGIIIDDDADLDEAVLGVLYAAFGFQGQKCSACSRVIVLDSIYDRFIHRLKEAAASIKLGPSEDPTNYMGPVVDKAAQKNVLEYCKLAEEEGNVVIKHEAPAEYREKGGCYTPLLVVDGITKEHRIAQEEVFGPVLSIMRANDFDEALDIANSTKFALTGAVYSRSPKHLEKASREFRVGNLYLNKPSVGALVERHSFGGFKMSGVGSKSGGPDYLLQFMDPRLVCENTMRRGFAPISEDDDWVA, via the coding sequence ATGAACGCAGAAGTCTCCACTCTGGACAGCAAGGTAATAGAACGCGGTAAACAGTTTTTTGATTCCATATCCGGGGAAGCTCCTTCGATCTTCAACAAGGGCTGGTGGACAGGTAAGGTAATGGACTGGTCCATGAAAAATGAAGATTTCAAGGTCCAGATGTTCCGTTTTGTCGATGTGTTGCCGTACCTCAATACATCCGAGTCCCTTTCAAGGCATATTGAAGAGTATTTTGCCGGTGAAGACAGCAATATTCCCGATGTACTCAAATGGGGTGCCTCCAAGACCGGATTTGGCGGTGGGCTTGTAGCCAAGGTGCTGAACAAGACCATACGTTCTAATATCGAGGGTATGGCCCGTCAGTTCATAATCGGCCAGAAATCAAAGGAAGCCGTAAAAGGTATCCGCAAACTGCGCAAGGACGGTTTTGCATTTGTCCTTGACCTGCTTGGAGAGGCCACTGTTTCTCATGAAGAAGCTGCCGCTTATCGTGACGGATATCTGGAAGTTCTTGATGCTATAGAAAAAGAGTATAAAAAATGGGATGCCCTTGACGCTTCCGGCGACCTTGATTGGGGACATGCTCCCAAGATCAATGTTGCAGTCAAACCTTCCGCCTTTTATTCCCAGTCCAAGCCGGTAGATCTTGAAGGCACCGTACAGGGTATGATGGATGCCATTGAACCTGTGTACAAGAAGGTCATGGACATGGGCGGCTTCATGTGCATCGATATGGAAGCTCTTAAGTATAAAGAGCCTACTGTTGAAATGTATAAGCGGTTCAGAAAAAAATATCCCGATTATCCGCACATCGGTATTGTTTTTCAGGCCTATCTGCGCAGTGTGGAAGATGATGTTTCAGATATGCTGAATTGGGCGCGTGAAGAGAACCTGCCCATTTCCATACGTCTGGTAAAAGGTGCTTACTGGGATTACGAAACCGTTCTTGCCAAACAGAATGACTGGCCTGTACCGGTATGGACCCATAAGCCGGAGTCGGACATGGCTTATGAGCGTGTTTCCAAAATGATTCTTGAGAACCACGATATCTGCCACTTTGCTTGTGCATCTCACAACATTCGTACGATTTCTTCTGTCATGGAAGTTGCCAATGAGCTTGGTGTTCCTGAAGATAAATATGAATTTCAGGTTCTTTACGGTATGGCTGAACCGGTACGTAAGGGCTTGAAAAATGTTGCCAAGCGTGTCCGTCTTTACTGCCCCTACGGCGACCTTATTCCGGGTATGGCCTACCTTGTTCGCCGGCTGCTGGAGAATACCGCCAACGAGTCGTTCCTCAAACAGACTTTTGCCGATGAGGCAGATGTAAGCCGGTTGTTGGAGAATCCTGAAATCACCCTTAAGCGGGAATTGGAAGCCAAGCCGCCCAAGAAGAAAAAGGAACTGCCGGAAGGGGAACTGCCCAGATTCAATAACTTTCCGCCTGCAGATTTTACTGTTAAGGAGGAGCGTGACGGTTTCCCTGCTGCCATGGCTAAAGTCCGTCAGGATTTCGGTAAGCGTTATCCGCTCTACATCGGCGGGCAGGAGGTTGTTACCGAGGATGTCCTTGAATCCTACAACCCTGCTGATCCTTCCGAAATAATTGGTTCCGTATGTCAGGCCGGCATAGCTGAAGTTGATAAAGCAGTAGCAACAGCCAAGGAAGCTTATCTGGACTGGCGTGATGTCGATCACAAGGAGCGTGCCCAGTACCTGCTCAAGGCGTCTCAATATCTTAAAGATAATATGTATGACCTTTGTGCACTGCAGGTCCTTGAAGTCGGTAAGCAGTGGGATCAGGCTCAGGCAGACGTTGCCGAAGCCATTGACTTTCTTGAGTACTATGCCCGCGAAATGATCCGCCTCGGCGCACCCAGACGTATGGGTAATGCTCCGGGCGAATATTCCCGGTATTTTTATCAGGGTAAGGGTGTTGCCGCAGTTATCGCCCCGTGGAACTTCCCGCTGGCTATCAGTGTGGGCATGGTCTCTGCCGCCATTGTTGCCGGCTGTCCGGTTGTATACAAGCCTGCAGGCATTTCCTCTGCTGTCGGCTACGGCCTGGTCCAGATGTTCAAGGCCGCAGGGCTGCCTGACGGAGTGTTCAACTATTGTCCCGGCCGTGGCTCCGTAATGGGGGATCATCTGGTCGATCATCCTGATGTTTCGGTAATCGCTTTTACCGGCTCAATGGAAGTCGGTCTGCGTATTCAGGAGCGTGCTGCCAAGGTTCAGCCCGGACAGGAACAGTGCAAGAAGGTTATCGCGGAAATGGGCGGTAAGAATGGTATTATCATTGATGACGACGCAGACCTTGATGAAGCCGTACTCGGTGTTCTTTATGCTGCCTTCGGCTTTCAGGGGCAGAAATGTTCAGCTTGTTCGCGCGTTATAGTTCTTGATTCCATTTATGATCGGTTTATCCACCGTTTGAAGGAAGCTGCTGCATCCATCAAGCTCGGTCCCTCTGAAGATCCAACAAATTACATGGGACCGGTTGTTGATAAGGCAGCCCAGAAGAACGTGCTTGAGTATTGCAAGCTTGCTGAAGAAGAAGGCAATGTTGTCATTAAGCATGAAGCTCCGGCAGAATACCGCGAGAAGGGCGGTTGCTACACTCCTTTGCTGGTCGTGGACGGTATTACCAAGGAACACCGCATAGCTCAGGAAGAAGTCTTTGGGCCTGTGTTGTCCATCATGCGGGCCAATGATTTTGATGAAGCCCTTGATATTGCCAACTCTACCAAATTCGCGCTCACCGGTGCGGTCTATTCCAGAAGTCCCAAGCATCTTGAAAAGGCCTCCCGTGAGTTCCGCGTCGGCAACCTGTACCTGAACAAGCCCAGCGTAGGTGCTTTGGTTGAGCGCCACTCATTTGGCGGATTCAAGATGTCCGGCGTCGGTTCCAAGTCCGGCGGCCCTGACTACCTGCTCCAGTTCATGGATCCACGTCTTGTATGCGAAAATACCATGCGTCGCGGCTTCGCCCCGATCTCCGAGGACGATGATTGGGTAGCATAA
- a CDS encoding methyl-accepting chemotaxis protein codes for MTIKAKLWIIGMLATAGFVIIFTVGIIGKNIMEEANWIEQQAAEAEVAMLQARRAEKNFLIRKDLKYVELVEASTKTMQTKLTGLQNTKLGTYAENGLTAVSAYISAFKEVVTDLKKMGLDQDSGIQGQLRNTIRNVEKICMIYDSSLESGLLRLRRHEKNYILYHDGTHLEEVNKSMDEFTQSINNSALNTEQRSALGDQLNSYQQLVTNYAQLSSKIERNKQSFIKSVRTMEPLLEKMASEAETMLKSRSNIISRTTLAVEISTILILLVSIAFIIKSITSPLKALEICADYVSEGNFDACEKIHLTGELESLRETMALMIVKLKQSMDDAQNKSIEAKRQAQKASEAMHEANSERENTAAMLATMSAISEEADLITEELHVVAHNLASEAEEIKKGADSQRRKTDESAIAVQQMNGSITGVADKASQASKGTDEASRRAKEGFQLVSYVVDSTDRVRIQTQNLKEALSEYSYQAESIGTIMGVISDIADQTNLLALNAAIEAARAGEAGRGFAVVADEVRKLAEKTMHATQEVGDAISGIRSGTEASMTIMDETEGAVTQCFNQAKDAGQSLQDIVSIVAESAGEVQFIASATEEQSAACQQINSSSMEINNVSNETSTRVDHSFAAINNITQLASNLKELTGKLNNCKIS; via the coding sequence ATGACTATCAAAGCAAAACTCTGGATAATAGGCATGCTGGCAACAGCAGGATTTGTAATCATTTTTACCGTCGGTATTATCGGCAAAAATATAATGGAAGAAGCAAACTGGATTGAACAGCAGGCGGCAGAAGCAGAAGTTGCCATGCTGCAGGCCCGCAGAGCTGAAAAGAACTTCCTGATCAGAAAAGACCTGAAATACGTTGAACTTGTAGAAGCCAGCACCAAAACAATGCAAACAAAGCTTACCGGCTTGCAAAATACAAAACTGGGAACCTATGCCGAAAATGGATTAACGGCTGTATCAGCCTATATATCTGCCTTCAAAGAAGTAGTAACAGACCTGAAAAAGATGGGTCTGGATCAAGACTCCGGAATTCAGGGACAACTCAGGAACACCATTCGCAATGTTGAGAAAATATGCATGATATATGACTCAAGTCTTGAATCAGGCTTACTGAGGCTGCGTAGGCATGAAAAAAACTACATTTTGTATCACGATGGTACACATCTCGAAGAAGTGAACAAAAGCATGGATGAATTCACACAATCCATCAATAACTCAGCTCTCAACACCGAGCAGAGATCAGCCCTTGGAGATCAGCTCAACTCCTACCAGCAACTTGTTACAAATTACGCCCAGCTTTCCAGTAAAATAGAAAGAAATAAACAGTCATTCATCAAGTCAGTCCGCACTATGGAGCCGCTTCTGGAAAAAATGGCCTCAGAAGCTGAAACAATGCTCAAATCGCGAAGCAATATCATTTCCCGGACAACCCTTGCAGTCGAGATCTCAACTATACTGATTCTTCTTGTATCTATAGCTTTCATTATCAAATCCATAACATCCCCACTGAAAGCCCTTGAAATCTGTGCCGATTACGTCAGTGAAGGAAACTTTGATGCCTGTGAAAAAATACATTTAACCGGGGAACTTGAGTCTTTGCGGGAAACTATGGCCCTGATGATAGTTAAACTGAAACAAAGCATGGACGACGCACAAAATAAAAGCATTGAAGCAAAAAGGCAGGCCCAAAAAGCCAGTGAAGCTATGCATGAAGCCAACTCCGAACGAGAAAACACAGCCGCTATGCTCGCAACAATGTCTGCAATTTCCGAAGAGGCTGATTTGATCACGGAAGAACTTCATGTTGTAGCTCACAATCTGGCATCAGAAGCTGAAGAAATTAAGAAAGGAGCGGACAGCCAACGCCGTAAAACTGATGAAAGTGCCATAGCGGTACAACAAATGAACGGCTCCATCACAGGAGTTGCCGATAAAGCTTCGCAGGCTTCCAAGGGAACAGACGAGGCCAGCCGCAGGGCAAAAGAAGGATTTCAGCTGGTAAGCTACGTTGTTGATTCAACCGACCGGGTTAGAATTCAAACCCAGAACCTCAAAGAAGCTTTATCTGAGTACAGTTATCAGGCGGAATCAATCGGAACCATCATGGGAGTAATTTCAGACATCGCAGACCAGACCAACCTGCTGGCCTTGAATGCTGCGATTGAAGCTGCCCGTGCGGGTGAGGCTGGTCGCGGTTTTGCCGTTGTTGCCGATGAAGTCCGCAAACTTGCGGAAAAAACAATGCATGCAACACAGGAAGTAGGGGACGCTATATCCGGCATCAGAAGCGGCACCGAGGCCAGTATGACAATTATGGATGAGACTGAGGGGGCGGTAACCCAGTGCTTTAATCAGGCAAAAGATGCAGGCCAGTCGCTTCAGGATATTGTCAGCATAGTTGCCGAATCAGCAGGAGAAGTCCAATTTATAGCATCTGCAACCGAAGAACAATCAGCCGCCTGCCAACAAATTAATTCTTCTTCAATGGAAATAAACAATGTTTCCAACGAAACTTCAACAAGGGTTGACCACTCTTTTGCAGCCATCAACAACATCACACAACTGGCTTCAAACCTTAAGGAACTGACCGGAAAACTGAATAACTGCAAAATCAGCTAA
- a CDS encoding MlaE family lipid ABC transporter permease subunit, with protein MTISGRLDAEGAGAVWEQARSAVTAGCYIIDCSGVDYLDGGGSSLFMMLKAECRNRGKTLSINGLRPEFAAFLDLFDPDKATPPKEEAKAKGGIRGWITSVGLSGQEMLQDMREQVEFTGNCVLASLSTATRKNKLRWPDFWLTCEKVGADGLPIILLIGFLMGLIMSFQSAVSLMRFGAEIFVPNMLGLVMFRELGPMVTAILLAGRTGSAFAAELGTMKVNEELDALNTMGLNPVSFLVLPRVLATVFVTPLLTLFFNFMSLVGGALVMLSMGYPLTTYCGRVFQNVQWMDFSGGMIKAVVFSFLVAGIGCQRGLVTKSGASAVGDSTTSAVVSGIVLIAVFDGIFAVIYFLAGI; from the coding sequence ATGACAATTTCAGGCCGCCTGGATGCGGAAGGAGCCGGAGCCGTCTGGGAGCAGGCCCGTTCTGCTGTGACGGCTGGTTGCTATATAATTGACTGTTCGGGTGTAGATTATCTGGACGGTGGCGGTTCATCGTTATTTATGATGCTGAAAGCTGAATGCCGGAATAGGGGCAAGACTCTTTCTATCAATGGATTGCGTCCTGAATTTGCAGCCTTTCTTGATTTGTTCGATCCGGATAAAGCCACCCCGCCAAAGGAAGAAGCAAAAGCCAAGGGTGGCATACGGGGATGGATTACTTCCGTAGGTCTTTCCGGCCAGGAGATGCTTCAGGATATGCGCGAACAGGTTGAATTTACAGGTAACTGTGTGCTCGCATCCCTGAGTACAGCCACCCGTAAGAATAAATTGCGCTGGCCTGATTTCTGGCTCACATGTGAAAAAGTTGGAGCCGACGGGCTGCCCATAATATTGCTGATCGGTTTTTTGATGGGCCTGATCATGTCTTTTCAGTCTGCTGTTTCCCTAATGCGTTTCGGGGCGGAAATTTTTGTACCCAATATGCTCGGGCTGGTTATGTTTCGTGAGCTGGGACCTATGGTTACAGCTATCCTGCTTGCCGGGCGGACCGGATCTGCGTTTGCCGCAGAGCTCGGGACCATGAAAGTAAACGAAGAACTGGATGCCCTGAACACAATGGGACTTAATCCGGTCAGCTTTTTGGTTTTGCCACGGGTGCTGGCTACGGTTTTTGTCACCCCGCTACTGACTCTTTTTTTCAATTTTATGAGCCTCGTGGGTGGAGCGCTGGTCATGCTTTCCATGGGGTACCCTCTGACCACTTATTGCGGGCGTGTTTTTCAGAATGTGCAGTGGATGGATTTTTCCGGCGGCATGATCAAAGCAGTAGTATTCAGTTTTTTAGTTGCCGGTATCGGCTGCCAGCGCGGGCTGGTTACCAAGTCCGGCGCAAGTGCGGTTGGTGATTCCACTACCAGTGCTGTTGTCAGCGGGATTGTTCTCATTGCGGTTTTTGACGGAATTTTTGCGGTAATCTATTTTCTGGCAGGTATTTAA
- a CDS encoding ABC-type transport auxiliary lipoprotein family protein, producing the protein MIQDNSYKIYGAAKTAVLLAVLLTCFLAGCVKLERPTLDRKYFTLDVVRADKAKNSIHTDKNLIVRRVKISPRYEDRDLVYKVGENGFESDYYNSFFVPPAAMVTQELRVWMGESGIFANVLGPDSMGTGELLLEGVVNSIYGDYSGPDHKAVLKMQFIMLDNGNPDLPIIYSRNFSREVRIDGTGPDALVKAMNKGLNEIFIELEKDLAERISANNFDSAQDYSQEK; encoded by the coding sequence ATGATACAGGACAATTCATATAAAATTTATGGAGCCGCGAAAACGGCAGTGTTATTGGCTGTTCTGCTTACCTGCTTTCTGGCTGGGTGTGTGAAATTGGAACGGCCTACTCTTGACCGTAAGTATTTTACCCTCGATGTTGTACGTGCTGATAAGGCTAAGAATTCTATCCATACCGATAAGAATCTGATTGTTCGCCGGGTTAAAATTTCTCCGCGTTATGAGGACCGAGATCTGGTTTACAAGGTGGGTGAAAACGGGTTCGAATCCGACTATTACAATTCGTTTTTTGTTCCCCCGGCAGCTATGGTCACGCAGGAACTGCGTGTCTGGATGGGGGAGTCGGGAATATTTGCCAATGTGCTGGGGCCGGACAGTATGGGGACCGGGGAGCTTCTTCTGGAAGGCGTGGTCAATTCTATATACGGCGATTATTCAGGGCCGGACCACAAGGCCGTGCTGAAAATGCAGTTTATAATGCTGGATAACGGTAATCCTGACTTGCCGATTATTTATTCCCGTAATTTCAGCCGTGAAGTGCGGATTGACGGTACAGGGCCGGATGCCCTCGTTAAAGCCATGAACAAGGGCTTGAATGAGATCTTTATCGAACTGGAAAAAGATCTGGCTGAAAGAATCAGCGCGAATAATTTTGATTCAGCGCAGGATTATTCACAGGAGAAATGA
- a CDS encoding ATP-binding cassette domain-containing protein: protein MSHDVENIINVRDLTCAYGDTVIIDNISFDVRKGEIFIILGGSGCGKSTVLKHMIGLYPPANGRILIAGDDIGSAYGSKRLEILQRIGVMYQMGALFGSMTLLENVRLPLEEFTSMPREAMDYTARMKLSLVGLEGSADKMPSELSGGMLKRGAIARAMALDPKILFLDEPSAGLDPVTSAELDELIRSLSRSLGVTFVIVTHELQSIFSIADRVIMLDKTVRGIIAEGDPRVLSKETEHPQVRRFFHREVEGKATQHQLATENI from the coding sequence TTGTCCCATGATGTAGAGAATATAATCAATGTGCGGGATTTGACCTGTGCTTACGGGGACACCGTCATCATCGACAATATTTCTTTTGATGTCAGGAAAGGCGAAATATTTATTATCCTCGGCGGTTCCGGTTGCGGTAAAAGTACAGTGCTTAAACATATGATCGGACTGTACCCTCCTGCAAACGGGCGGATTCTAATTGCCGGGGATGATATAGGTTCCGCATACGGATCGAAGCGTCTGGAAATCCTGCAGCGTATCGGGGTTATGTATCAGATGGGGGCTTTATTCGGCTCCATGACCCTGCTTGAGAATGTGCGTCTTCCTTTGGAAGAGTTTACCTCCATGCCCCGTGAAGCCATGGATTATACCGCCCGCATGAAGCTTTCTCTTGTGGGACTGGAAGGTTCGGCGGACAAGATGCCTTCGGAACTTTCCGGTGGAATGCTGAAGCGCGGAGCCATTGCCCGGGCTATGGCGCTTGATCCGAAAATATTATTTTTGGATGAGCCTTCTGCCGGCCTTGATCCGGTCACTTCTGCAGAACTTGATGAATTGATACGCAGCCTTTCACGTTCATTGGGAGTTACTTTTGTTATCGTAACCCATGAACTGCAATCTATTTTTTCCATTGCGGACCGGGTTATCATGTTGGACAAAACTGTCCGGGGCATAATTGCCGAAGGTGATCCCAGAGTGCTCAGCAAAGAAACGGAGCATCCGCAGGTGCGCAGATTTTTTCACCGTGAAGTCGAAGGAAAAGCCACGCAACATCAGTTGGCTACGGAGAATATATGA
- a CDS encoding Lrp/AsnC family transcriptional regulator — MSKRKIDETDRKILTILQNSGRVSNADIARKVGMAPSAVLERVRKLERKDVLTGYEAIVNPKAVGRSLTAFIFVNVNEGVGATSTGEELSRVPGVLEVHYCAGRDSYLIKVRCEDTDGLAIMLGQIGRIETVRDTNSTIVLNTIKESRAIPLEEDDYES; from the coding sequence ATGAGTAAGAGAAAAATTGACGAAACAGATCGTAAAATTCTGACAATACTTCAGAATAGTGGCCGGGTCTCTAACGCTGATATCGCACGTAAGGTCGGTATGGCCCCTTCAGCTGTACTTGAGCGTGTCCGCAAGCTGGAACGTAAAGACGTGCTTACCGGATATGAAGCCATAGTTAATCCCAAGGCCGTTGGCCGTTCCCTCACCGCCTTTATCTTTGTGAACGTTAATGAAGGCGTGGGCGCCACCTCCACCGGTGAAGAACTTTCCCGTGTACCCGGAGTACTGGAAGTTCATTACTGCGCGGGGAGAGACAGCTATCTTATCAAAGTTCGCTGCGAGGATACCGACGGACTGGCCATTATGCTGGGGCAGATTGGAAGAATCGAAACCGTTAGGGACACCAACTCAACCATCGTATTGAACACTATCAAGGAGTCTCGGGCTATTCCTCTGGAAGAGGACGATTACGAATCATAG
- a CDS encoding C-GCAxxG-C-C family protein, with product MNGKKARHYFETGYLCAESVLLAGADILEINNPAIPAMATAFCSGTSRTRGTCGAYQGAVLLISILHGRSNSGQDLDFCYGLVQDLTEWFRNNYGTTDCLQITGCDFSLNSGRKKFKEEGIKVSTCYPLVDNTTEFVTKLLKENS from the coding sequence ATGAATGGGAAAAAAGCACGGCATTACTTTGAAACGGGATACTTATGCGCAGAGAGCGTATTACTGGCAGGCGCCGACATTCTCGAGATAAACAATCCTGCAATCCCGGCCATGGCAACCGCTTTCTGCTCCGGGACATCTCGTACACGGGGAACCTGCGGGGCGTATCAGGGAGCCGTTCTGCTGATCAGCATCCTCCATGGCAGAAGTAACTCTGGACAAGACTTGGACTTTTGTTATGGACTTGTTCAGGATCTTACAGAATGGTTTAGAAACAATTACGGAACCACTGATTGCCTTCAAATAACAGGATGTGACTTCAGCCTGAATTCCGGGCGAAAAAAATTCAAGGAAGAGGGAATCAAGGTCAGCACATGCTACCCCCTTGTGGATAATACAACTGAATTTGTCACCAAACTTCTTAAGGAAAATTCTTAA
- a CDS encoding DMT family transporter, which yields MSSPALLYFKLIGSVIFWGGTWIAGRILAGHLTPYSAAFLRFFFATIFMFFLSCRVTGHKPSCSRKDILPLAFLGLSGVFLYNILFFSGLQTVNAGRAALIIAATPTFIALGSALIFKEKFTLWKIAGFLLALTGVSTIIGHGNPISILTEGTSYGDLCIIGCVISWAAYSLAGKPVMKRINPIETVYWSCLFGALMLLGPALYHGLVSEIISASLIDYSCILYLSLLGTGLGFSWYFEAIQEIGPSKTGIFINLVPVTAVALGAVMLGEPVDLFLVTGGALTIFGVWLTNRS from the coding sequence ATGTCATCACCTGCACTGCTCTACTTCAAACTTATCGGCTCAGTAATATTCTGGGGCGGAACATGGATTGCCGGAAGAATTCTTGCCGGACACCTGACCCCGTATTCTGCTGCATTCCTGCGCTTTTTCTTTGCCACTATTTTCATGTTCTTCCTCAGTTGCCGGGTTACAGGTCATAAACCATCCTGCTCCCGCAAAGATATCTTACCGCTTGCTTTCCTCGGTCTGAGCGGGGTTTTCCTGTATAATATACTGTTCTTCAGCGGTTTGCAGACTGTCAACGCTGGCAGGGCCGCACTTATTATTGCGGCCACACCTACGTTCATCGCCCTTGGCTCGGCCCTGATTTTCAAAGAAAAATTCACTCTATGGAAAATTGCCGGATTCTTACTGGCCCTGACCGGGGTCAGCACCATCATCGGACACGGGAATCCCATATCCATACTGACCGAAGGGACCAGTTACGGAGATCTATGCATAATAGGATGTGTAATTAGCTGGGCTGCTTATTCACTTGCCGGGAAACCGGTCATGAAAAGGATAAATCCTATTGAGACGGTTTACTGGTCCTGCCTGTTCGGAGCATTAATGCTTCTGGGACCAGCCCTGTATCATGGACTTGTTTCAGAGATAATCAGTGCATCACTCATAGATTATAGCTGTATACTGTATCTTTCCCTACTCGGAACAGGATTAGGATTCAGTTGGTATTTTGAAGCAATACAGGAAATAGGTCCATCCAAGACCGGAATATTCATCAACCTCGTCCCAGTTACGGCAGTGGCTCTGGGGGCGGTTATGCTTGGCGAGCCCGTTGACCTGTTTCTCGTAACCGGGGGAGCACTGACCATCTTCGGGGTCTGGCTAACCAACCGCAGCTAG
- a CDS encoding MlaD family protein, translated as MSRKSNPFRLGLFIIIGMLLFVSVLAILGAGKIFERSVKMETYLNESVNGLEVGSPIKFRGVKIGTVSHIGFVTDHYVDLGHSALRYVYLLGDLNHKMFKTKEGRDLVAALKREVDRGLRARPVSLGLTGQLFLEIDYVDPAKNPPLEITWKPKHLYVPSAPSMMSRVESAVASISDTLEDINKANIADAIEDVREVAQNLSTFLKNADTGEISKHLTGTLDEAEKFITRINQLLAAPEVDNLMPDVAAAARNMRMVMENSSGDIVAAMKDIRKASASAKNVTGGMEEYLSGPKGKQTLADLSKTLNNISEASDRIKGAAARFESTLSRVNMTVAGQQGNIEAILDNVRRLMENLRELSSEAKQYPAGVLFGDPPKKGSSGE; from the coding sequence ATGAGTCGGAAAAGCAACCCGTTCAGGCTGGGACTGTTTATTATTATCGGCATGCTGCTCTTTGTTTCTGTGCTGGCTATTCTTGGGGCCGGCAAGATTTTTGAGCGCAGTGTGAAAATGGAAACTTATCTCAACGAGTCGGTAAATGGCCTTGAAGTTGGGTCTCCCATCAAGTTTCGCGGGGTTAAAATCGGTACGGTCAGTCATATCGGTTTTGTCACAGATCATTATGTAGACCTCGGACACAGCGCATTGCGCTATGTTTATCTGCTCGGTGACCTGAATCATAAAATGTTCAAGACCAAAGAGGGAAGGGATCTTGTTGCTGCTTTGAAAAGGGAGGTTGATCGGGGGCTGCGCGCCCGACCGGTTTCTTTGGGACTGACCGGACAGCTTTTTCTCGAGATTGATTATGTGGATCCTGCAAAAAATCCCCCTCTTGAGATAACATGGAAGCCGAAGCATTTGTATGTGCCTTCAGCTCCATCCATGATGAGCCGGGTGGAAAGTGCCGTGGCGTCCATCAGTGATACTCTGGAAGATATTAACAAGGCAAACATAGCTGATGCAATTGAGGATGTCCGTGAAGTTGCACAGAATCTCAGCACTTTTCTCAAAAATGCAGACACCGGAGAAATCAGTAAACATTTGACCGGAACATTGGATGAGGCTGAGAAATTCATAACCCGGATCAACCAGCTTCTTGCTGCACCGGAAGTGGATAACCTGATGCCGGATGTAGCTGCTGCTGCCCGCAATATGCGTATGGTCATGGAAAACTCTTCCGGGGACATTGTAGCAGCGATGAAGGATATACGGAAAGCGTCGGCAAGCGCTAAAAATGTTACCGGTGGTATGGAAGAATATCTTTCCGGCCCGAAAGGCAAGCAGACTCTGGCTGATCTTTCCAAAACCCTTAACAATATCAGCGAGGCTTCCGACAGAATTAAGGGAGCTGCAGCACGGTTTGAATCAACCCTCTCAAGAGTGAATATGACCGTGGCCGGACAGCAGGGCAATATTGAAGCTATTCTGGATAATGTCCGCAGGCTGATGGAAAATCTGCGGGAGTTGAGCAGCGAGGCGAAACAGTATCCGGCCGGAGTGCTTTTCGGAGATCCGCCGAAAAAGGGAAGTAGTGGAGAATAA